A single window of Salvia splendens isolate huo1 chromosome 6, SspV2, whole genome shotgun sequence DNA harbors:
- the LOC121809271 gene encoding very-long-chain 3-oxoacyl-CoA reductase 1-like produces the protein MADCILEQLKSQPTWLLLLFSLGSISLLKLCISFLNWAYVNFLRPAKNLKKYGSWAVITGPTDGIGKSFAFQLARKGLNLVLVGRNPTKLEEVSAAIKSKFGAIQIKAVVVDFSGELDDGVSRIKAAIEGLDVGLLINNVGVSYPYARFFHEVDEKLLNDLIRVNVVGTTKVTQAVLPGMVERKRGAIVNIGSGAAIVIPSDPLYSVYAATKAYIDQFSRCLYVEYKKSGIDVQCQVPLYVATKMASIRRSSFFVPSADGYARAALRWIGYEPRCTPYWPHTLLWAVANSVPESAIDAWRLKFCLAIRKRGQLKDSRKKE, from the exons ATGGCGGACTGCATCTTGGAGCAGCTCAAATCTCAGCCCACATGGcttctcctcctcttctccCTCGGCTCCATCTCCCTCCTCAAACTCTGCATCTCCTTCCTCAATTGGGCCTACGTCAATTTCCTCCGCCCCGCCAAAAATCTCAAGAAATACGGCTCGTGGGCCGTAATCACCGGCCCGACCGACGGCATCGGCAAGTCCTTCGCATTCCAGCTGGCCCGAAAGGGGCTCAACTTGGTCCTAGTCGGGCGAAACCCTACCAAGCTCGAGGAGGTTTCTGCCGCGATTAAATCCAAATTCGGGGCGATTCAGATCAAGGCGGTGGTGGTGGACTTCTCCGGCGAATTGGACGACGGCGTTTCGAGGATCAAGGCGGCGATCGAGGGCTTGGATGTGGGTTTGCTGATTAACAACGTTGGGGTTTCGTATCCGTACGCGCGATTCTTCCACGAGGTGGATGAGAAGCTGCTGAATGATTTGATTAGGGTGAATGTGGTGGGGACGACGAAGGTGACGCAGGCGGTGCTGCCCGGGATGGTGGAGAGGAAAAGGGGGGCGATTGTGAATATTGGCTCCGGTGCTGCTATTGTTATTCCGTCTGATCCGCTTTACTCTGTTTATGCTGCTACTAAAGC GTATATTGATCAGTTCTCAAGATGTTTATACGTTGAGTACAAGAAGAGTGGGATTGACGTACAGTGTCAG GTACCACTGTATGTTGCCACGAAGATGGCATCAATCAGAAGGTCGTCTTTCTTCGTTCCATCAGCAGACGGTTATGCTCGTGCAGCTCTGCGTTGGATAGGCTATGAACCCCGTTGCACTCCTTACTGGCCGCACACCCTCCTCTGGGCTGTGGCAAATTCAGTGCCCGAGTCAGCCATTGACGCTTGGCGCCTCAAGTTCTGCCTCGCCATTAGAAAGCGAGGACAGCTCAAGGATTCGAGGAAAAAGGAGTAG
- the LOC121809070 gene encoding uncharacterized membrane protein At3g27390-like: METSRGFWASLWNLLCFLPFFSSLLILGFIKGIIMLPVILGIVTIGISGTILFLWPMHCFYTYYCILSTKQFGPVLKLIICICLAAALISWPPIGVACSVLSGAAYGHFSPILATFQAVGEGKSSKLSHCICDGTWSGVEGSFTMITDFSDVCCHSYLSIMDDLLHHEGERYEIRLLHVPLALVAGAAGVVVDLPVISELALCKSHYMLVKGWHRLLQDCVGREGPFLETICVPFAGLAVLLWPLVVAAAVVCSIVSSVFLGAYAAVVVYQESSIWLGLCYIVASVSMYDEYSNDVLDMPEGSLFPRPRYREKASPLPTSLSIRSSPPSPRASRMLELADALFKECQRLGEVLVSEGTIKLIDVEEAMNRRMLTVGLPAYCILQTFVRSARADCGGILLSNVEITTSNRPKDEIYEWFLNPLLIIKEQIKAASLSEMEEHYLGKLVLFSGDAMRLKSAHVGPEPESEVERAELEALGRRLIGITKSILRYPTFRRRFDQSMRDVLAQLGKKSGNSKARTLRRSVSMFARVITRKHGSGQEDPTV; the protein is encoded by the exons ATGGAAACTTCTAGAGGGTTTTGGGCTTCTTTGTGGAACTTGTTATGTTTCTTGCCTTTCTTCAGCAGTCTTCTGATACTTGGATTCATTAAA GGCATCATTATGTTACCTGTAATACTTGGCATAGTGACAATTGGAATTTCTGGGACAATACTATTTCTTTGGCCTATGCACTGTTTCTACACATATTATTGCATTTTAAG CACAAAGCAATTTGGTCCAGTTTTGAAGCTCATAATCTGCATATGTTTAGCTGCTGCCTTAATTTCATGGCCACCGATCGGCGTTGCCTGCAGCGTTCTGTCCGGGGCAGCATACGGCCACTTCTCCCCGATTCTTGCCACTTTTCAGGCAGTCGGAGAGGGGAAGAGCAGCAAGTTATCTCACTGCATTTGT GATGGGACATGGAGTGGTGTGGAGGGGAGCTTCACTATGATAACGGATTTCTCTGATGTTTGCTGTCATTCCTACCTCTCAATCATGGATGATCTCCTCCATCACGAGGGGGAACGCTATGAAATCCG GTTGCTGCACGTTCCTCTGGCTCTCGTTGCTGGAGCTGCGGGCGTGGTGGTGGACCTGCCTGTGATCTCAGAGCTCGCCTTGTGCAAGAGCCACTACATGCTCGTGAAGGGGTGGCATCGCCTGCTGCAAGACTGCGTTGGCCGGGAAGGGCCCTTCTTGGAGACCATATGTGTGCCCTTTGCAGGGCTCGCGGTCTTGCTCTGGCCGTTGGTCGTGGCTGCAGCCGTTGTCTGCTCCATCGTGTCGTCTGTCTTCTTGGGTGCTTACGCAGCTGTCGTTGTGTATCAGGAGAGCTCAATCTGGTTGGGACTGTGCTACATCGTTGCCTCGGTGTCGATGTATGATGAATACAGCAACGACGTTCTTGACATGCCCGAGGGGTCCTTGTTCCCCAGACCGCGTTACAGAGAGAAGGCCTCTCCACTGCCAACTTCCCTCTCTATCCGGAGCTCCCCGCCTTCTCCTAGGGCTTCCCGGATGCTCGAG CTAGCTGATGCCTTGTTCAAGGAGTGTCAGCGTCTAGGCGAAGTTTTGGTTTCCGAAGGCACGATTAAACTGATCGACGTCGAAGAGGCCATGAACCGGAGAATGCTCACCGTTGGATTGCCTGCTTACTGCATTCTTCAAACATTTGTGAGATCAGCTAGAGCTGATTGTGGTGGCATTTTGTTGAGTAA CGTCGAAATAACGACTTCAAATAGGCCTAAAGACGAGATTTATGAGTGGTTTCTCAACCCTCTGCTGATCATCAAAGAGCAAATCAAAGCTGCTAGCCTCTCTGAGATGGAAGAGCATTATTTGGGCAAATTGGTGCTGTTTAGCGGCGACGCCATGAGATTGAAGAGCGCCCACGTCGGGCCAGAGCCTGAATCGGAAGTTGAACGGGCCGAGCTCGAGGCTCTAGGGCGAAGGCTAATCGGGATCACCAAGTCAATATTGAGATACCCTACATTCAGACGCCGGTTTGATCAGAGTATGAGGGACGTCTTGGCACAGCTCGGTAAGAAATCAGGCAACAGCAAGGCTCGTACGCTGAGGAGGTCGGTGAGCATGTTCGCTCGTGTTATTACACGAAAACATGGATCGGGTCAAGAAGATCCAACGGTGTAA